tttcaaatttcaaacacacatcatatacaatgcaaatttttcattgtgtagaaaaaaaaaactccttaatttctgaaaagggacatttttctccccttttaaaattacctaaaaacatcatatattaatatttttttccataaatcttttattccacttcagttcatAACTACCTAgttttcaataaaaataaaaaaatatatatatatatatcaaaaatataaaaaaaaaaattaaccctttagatgccagcacaaaaaaaatattaacatgatgtttttaggtcgttttaaaaggggacaaaaatgtcccttttcagaaattaagttgtgttttaaatcaggtatgaggctTAAATTGACATATGGATTGTTTTGCACATGTATGCTTTTATTCAGAATTTTAAACTTCATGCAAATCATTGAAAAAAGTCACTGACAATGAACGTCTGAAAGTACCAtccctgtcaaaaaaaaaatccagaggaTGGGAGAATAGTGGCGCATGAGGACGGATCGTTCTGAGGCCGCCTACCCTCTTTGCTGTTGTGGATGATGTTCTTGCAGAGCAGGTCGTTGTGGCAGAGCACCACAGGGGATCCCAGCGTGGAAAGATGCTCCTTCATCCACAccatctcctgctccagcaccGCCTTGCTGGGAACCTCCTGCTGGATTCTGGGGAGGGAAGGCGAGAAGGAAAAAGGTCAGCTTTTCCCCCACTGCTGTGAGGACAACGGAAGGCGTCTGAAAACACGACCCCAGCTCCGCATGCAGAGTAAGGGAGTGACAGGAACAGTTTCGCTCGCTGTTATCAACCAAAAATAAGCCGCCTTTCTTTGTTTTGGAATCAAAAGCCAGGTGAAAACAACATGTGCAGGCAGCACACGGGCTCAGTGGGGCTCCGGACAGCTGGCCCCTGGGATCGCACTTAATGAGAAGCAAGTCCTCAGTTGACACTTATAATGCTGCTGAGTCACTATAAACACGCTGCTGAAGCAGCTCCTGAAAAGAGTTTGAGATCAGATTATAATGGTTTGATTTGTCGTCCACCTGCTGCACCTTTACTAAAGTCTCGGCCAGCCTGCTGAACATCCCCACAGCCAACGAATGATTGGCTCAGGgcaaatatcttgagactcgggatcttacaatcactgagcatgttggtaacctcggagtgttgatagactcagatctgactttcagcagccacataaatgttttcattttatgtaaagcactttgaattgtttgtacatgaaatggccatgacttgtggagtcccccaggggtcaactcttggacctcttctgtttaacttgtatatgctccctttgggtcagatattgcagaactttaacatcaactatcacagttatgcagacgatacacaactttatgtgtctctgtcaccatgacgactgcagcccagcagacgtactgtgtcagtgtctggaggaagtaaaaacctggatgagagagaattttctacaattaaatgaagacaaaactgagatcattctgtttgggagcaaagagaagagggtcagcgttggtagatatcttgagactcgggcccttacaatcactgaccaagtaggtaacctcggagtgttgatagactcagatctgactttcagcagccacatcaatgctgtcaccaaggcagctttttaccatctcagaaaaatcaacagaattaaaggtttcctctcccaaacagaccaggagaaactcatccatgcattcatctccagtagactcgattactgtaacgctcttttaactggacttcccacaaagagcattaaacatctgcagctcatccagaacgctgctgctggagttttaacccggactaagagatctgaacacatcacagcagctttaaaatctttactctggcttccagtcagtcacagaatagacaTTAGACaataacatttttaaatccaggttaaaaacatttctttctcatgtgtctatgcatgaaatctgcacgatatctttgaatttatctggagtgttgcttgtttttaaattcatttagatttcatttaaattatttcatccgtttctctttatattcttttatgtatttgtaatgcttcttccactccctgctgcaatgcttttattttatgtaaagcactttgaattgttttgtacatgaaatgtgctatacaaataaatttgaaaaaaataaataaatcactcccTTTGACCCAATCAGAAGCAAACTGCCTTGAAAGTGACATTAATGGGAGGTGGACAAAGAGTTACGCCCCTGAGTTAATGCCTCAGCCAACCAACTCCTGGGTGCTGAGACCCCTGTGCTCACTGTAATGGGTTTATGGAGTTTAATCCACAGTCAGCCCGACAGGCTGGatcacctacacacacacacactggacaCACCCTTTCCTTGGAGATTTCTCCCCGGCTCACTGCTTCTCCCAGTCAGCATCAGCTGATCTACCACCTTTGTTCTGTAATGGAAAGTTACTGAGATAATTCCAGATCATTCCTGTTATAAATACTAGAACATTACACAGATATTACACAAACAGGACGCCTACTGCGTTACTGAAGATGGAGTAAAGTGAGCTGACAGAGCTAAGCAAACATCTGCTGCCCCACTGCATGCCTCAGACTCTCTAATCCGGCCGGCTTTTATAGTTACGGTTACACAAGACACAGGTAGGACTTAATCTGATAGCGTCGCTGCAGAGGTATCCGCTTTGACTGGGCTACAGGGCAGTGTGTGAAAGGGCCCGCATTAGTCAGCTCAACAGGTTTAATGCCAAAATACAAACTGGATCATTCTCAGCTTTTAACCGTCACCCTTCCTTTTTCCCAGTCAAGAGTCTGGACACACCCACCCATTCATTTAGAGTGAGTTGATGTGTCCAAACTTTGCACATTTACATAAAATCTCACTTCCAAGACTAAACATTTTAACTGGCCGTCAAACAGTTAAACTCCTTTAGCGGAACAGGGTTAATAATCCTGTTTGCGTCAACGCCAACGTTACATCCGACTACGCAACTGCCGTATCTGTTCCCATCCAAAGTCTGAATGATATCCTTATCCCTTCACATACAGGAAATGGCTCAGGTTTCCACCATAATCTAAATGCTGCTCACTGTGCTCGGTGTATCAGAAGTGGAAAGGGAGACATAGATTATGCAAAGTTGTGACACTTTCTCTCCGTTTCTCACTACAAAGTTCATCCAGATTTTAAAAGCACATAATCAGCTATGATCCAGGTTAAAGTCTCCGTACCACAGCCAGGAGCTGCGGTTTCTACACGAGTTCTAACTattgttagatcgattctttcattggaagctcaagaacaagccggaggaatctcaagttaaataaagcgtttattggtggtcacacgtcaagcatttcagcgctgggctcagtggaacagagctccgcaggaaatccgtcagactgggcctcgatttccgggtatcatttgtatttatagcctcattgtttcacataggttggactcgcactcgaccgagtatgattggacaggagtaggttcaacatgcttcgtcatattctctggatcagccaaacaatgtgtgtgtgtgtgagactcttgcacctgctttcccaggctaattgttttgtctcactgTGCCTGGATCACTTAAGGTCATATCGTGtgcatcgtggaaaagtacagagactatttcattcataatgtccaagaacaaagccaattttaacactatcAAAACAGAAATGGACTattcgtgctttttttttttaaatttgtattttttaccCCCGTTACATCTGTAACTTACAAACAAACCCAAACTGCCTCTTCACTACGGACCAATCAGACGGCTCTTCGCGAAGCGTCTGCATCATTGTCACAACCAACAGAAGCACCGATGACGAGAAGAGGAAAGAGCTCACCTGACGTTGGAGGCTTGCTCAGTGAACTCTGTGGCTACAAGGGAGAAGTACTTCTGCATCTTGAGCCACAGGTTGGGTTTGGGGATGCAGCCATTGTGTGCGTGGATGGCGTGGATCCGAGCCATTTCCCTGGCTATCAATCTGAAAGCAGAGAGAATGAACACGTTATGATCAACAGGAAAATTTAATGACTAGACTATTTCATTGTCCAACTATAAGGAGTCCCTACATTATGATCCAGAGGCAGTGAGTCCTGCTTTTATCAAAgttttaaggcaaggcaagtttatctgtacagcacaattcaactacaaggcgattcaaagtgctttacagatacattaaaacagtagaaataaaaagcatgactTAAATTTTAaacgaaaaagaaagaaataagaacaatagatcaaatcaggagttaaaatgtgattaagttttgaaactcaagcttcagatttattcagatgcagctgaaaataggtgtgtcttcagcctggacttaaacacactgagtgtttcagctgatctgaggctttctgggagtttgttccagacatgtggagcatagaagctgaatgcagctcctccatgtctggttctgactctgggaactgataaaagaccggatccagatgacctgaggggtctggaaggttcatactgggtcaggaggtcactgatgtgttctggtcctggaccattcagagctttatagagcagcatcagaactttaaggAGGAATTTTTTGTAGAAAATACCTTGTATGTTGTGCCATCTGTATTTAAATCCTCCTATCTAACATGCTGCCTGTGTGTATAATACACTACAGAGGCTCAGAGGAACACCCGAGCATTCCCCACTAGTGACCAAAGTCTGTAGAAGCCCCTGAAAAGTCCTGGGACTCCGTTTCATGCTGACCTGAGTAAGGTAGGATCCCTGACGTCCTGCGGCCCGAGAGCGTCTCCCTGCATGAACTCGTAGCAGATGCCATTTTGAAAGGTGCAGTAGAGGCGGGGAGCGCAGCCGTTGGCATGCAGCACCTGGAGGAATAGCAGAGGAATGAGGAAGAATTCTGAAGAACCACTTCTTAACTGATCTGAGCTCACCAACACTACCTGAAAGCTTTTCAGCTCGTTGTCTCTGTCCACGATGAGCTCCGTCTTGTTCCCGTACACTCGGACCAGGACCACATCCTCGGGACTGTCGTCCGTATAGCAGCCCACGAGCTTGTTGGTGGTTCCGTCGGTGAAGAGCTGGAAGAGGGAGAACGGAAGTCAGAAAACCTCTCAGAACAAGCGCGAGTGCTTCTCTGGGCTTTTCACTGAGCCGTTAGCCGTCCTCGGATTTGTAACAACACTGCAGACGCCACACAGCTTCGACCTGCATCAGATAAGCGAGTCATAGAGCAGTATTCCTAATCATCATCAGAAGGCCttcagcccacagatcagcaTCAAATCAGACAGATTTTCTGACACTGCGATAGATGCGTGTACAGGACTGGTTGGTACAAGGTCAGATACAATGCAGCTAGCTTATTTCTTACTTTAACTCCAAAGTAGCTAAACTTTTGTCCCAGCGCAGACACATCATCCACACGGCTGTGTGAGGCTACCATTTGTGAGCAATAATCTAGGTCACACAAATGTTTTTAACAATCGGTTCAGTTTTGCAATTGCATCGTGTTagttagggctgaacgatatatcgTTATCGTATCAATATCTagatatgaacattcaagaTATTAATACTGCAAATTCAAGGATATAGATTTCCCTCGCATGTGCAGCTCAGGCAGTCGCAAACATCATTTTTACGCTTGCCCTTATGTAGAGCTGAAGCCAGCCAATGACAAACATCCGAGGGAGGGAGCGAGGGAGACGGAGACACACAAACTACATTCACAGCGGggaaattaaaaagagaaacatgAGGCCGGTGCAGAATCTGCGCATTCGACGGATTTAGTGGCAAAAAATAAGTCATTCTCCATTATTTGGAGGTGTTTTGGATTCAGAAAAGAGGATGTGAACCAGAGCGAGGTGTTGTGCAGGTCGTGCTTGGCAAAAATTGCGATGAGGTAAGGCAGCACAACAAACATGTTCCACCACCTGAAACAACACCACCGCGGAGACTTCTCAGTCATCCAAAGTGAAGCCCAAGCAAAGTTTGATTGCTGATGCGTTCAGCAGCGTTACAAAGACATTACAGATGCTGTAACATACCACATGCAAAAGACATGGTGCCCGTGTACACGTCACAAAAGAGGGCTTTCAGAAAATGGTTTCGGACGCTGGACAAACGTTACAAAATACCATCCCGAACATATTTCAATCGAATGGCCATTCCAAAAATCTATAACGAATGTAAAATGAATTTTGAATCCGAACTCCGTGAAATTTAACATTTTGCCACAACCACGGACCTGTGGTCGAGCCGGACGACTGAACCTTACATCAGTTTAACGCTCCATTTTATAACAACAAACTTCCAACTCAAGACCCGATGAATGCAGACGTCCTTCTTTTGtgttatgttttttatttttcagaaaaatgctTAGTTTTCACTGAACTCAGTCATATCGTATCGATAGAGATatctggcatgaatatcgagatatgaaattttgtccatatcgttcagccctagctGAGGTCAAAGGGGAGGTTTGCCTGTGGGGAAGAAAAAGGACGTTCAGCAGCTAAccatctcaccattcctttcAGTCGGACCATTTGAACACAGCTGAGAGGACATGTTTGCGTCTCATGATGAAGCATTACATCTTCGTGTTTGATTTACTATGATTTTTCCGTCCTGCTTGGTACTGTATGTGCACACCTTTTTCAAACCTGCAGTTGTTTACTGCTTCTCTACGGAAGTCGGGGACAGTTTCAGAGCAGTTTTATACTGTGGGTgggcgggaaaaaaaaaaaaaatcaattcatgtACATGTCgcgattttaaaaataaatgtttctcccctgaatcgattatattacgtcatatctgagtccagaaaaacttcattaattcattacattaagttatgttaagactagcccacatttgtgcggtgtggacatttcaaataattttgtaactgtaaactttaaaagatgctgtacatgttaagGACCTCTTTTTGTCTCGGTTGAAATAaatatcagctgctggactgacatacacagactgatgtgcattgtttatgggaacgacattcattctagaagtgtatgattcaacttgtttgttttttaaggaggaagaaaattgaaattactgattatatcaaagcacaatacttgtagaatcgcaattatcaaatCGAATcatgaccaaagcatatcgtcccaccacTATTTTATACTGTGGGTTTTAGGGCAGAAGTTTTTGTGTCAAGAGGTCCAAAACCCACCTAAAGCGCACACTGGCTCCAAGATGGCTCCTCTGTATGAGGAGGTCATTATTCACACATTACTTTTATAGCCAACATGTGACCAGGATGGCAGTTAAGAATTTACTGACTGTGTGTAGATCCAGTGTTTGCACACCACAGATGATTaacaaaatatcaaaataaatgTGGTTATAGGTGGAACATGACATAATGGAAGCTGTTatatcccaaaaaaaaaaaaaaaaagatagaaagaaagaaatcaagAGTCATCAGGAAGCTGTAGCAAGACCTTAAACATCTGAGTGACGGCGTCAGTCCAGAGGAAAGTGGTGGGCTGGTCCGTCCCCCTGCTGCAAACACAATAACAACACACACGCTGCCGGCTTTCACTCGGCCCAGACGCTCACTCACGCATATCTGACATTCCGCACGTGGCTGACCACAAAGATGGGCGCGCAGGCATCCCTGTTATGAACGTACATACACAAGCATCCGTGCCTTTCCGACCACATGACTGATCCCTTCTGCCCACCACACAATACGCCACTAAGACCAGCGATCAATACGTCAACCCGCGGCGATAAGCTTGGACTCAGACAGAGGTAAATGTTCGGCCGTATAGCGCTCGCATGGGAAAAGGATGGTGGCGCTGTTCTAACCCCACTCGCTGGTCCTCTGGGAGGTCGGACCGCAGGTCTAAGAGGGGacagctgctctgctgctccAGAGCATCCTCCGCAACAGCaaagttttggttttttttgtctcgCCCTTTCCTCACGCTGGTATCGGCTCTGAGCCGGTCCGTGGCGTGCATCTGGAGCTCTGTTAACTCCGTCACTTCCTCGGCTGCAGCTCTGAGCGAGTGGGTGGTCTATCAGATCCTGAGAAAATTAGCAAGCAGGATGTAAACacacggctgcagcagctgggaGAGAGTAAGAGCGGTGACCTGGCTGGGAGACATGAGtcactgcattttttatttatttatgtatttttaaaccCAGAAAGCAGACGTTTCTTATTTCTACTGATAAGCTGCTCTCAAAAAGAGCGCTTCATACTACAAAGAATCCACTGTGAGTTTCACAGAAGCTGCAACTCAGAACAGGGCTGGATACAACAAGGCCCCTTTCAGACATGAGATATGTAACACCAATGGCTTCATAAATCATTCAGTCACTGGTCACTTTTCCGTCCATCTTCCTCACCCTTCAGCCGGACATTACGGTGAAAGTGACGGAAAGAACCACAGGGCCCAGATGATATTTTCCAATAACATTAGTTGGGACATGTAGTGGCTATTCGTCCTCTTGTGTcaataatcaaaactaaaaaaaaaatgtcaaaaccttaataaactaaattaaatcaaacggcCATTGAGACACATagggagtgaatttacgcaggtaaATTGAGTCAattgtccaggcaaaaaatttggtttctttaggtttatttctccaaacacaagcaaacaaacaaagaacaatggcctttgccgcctctcttgccctggtTTAAAACCTATTTgccctcccaggtgcctgctcacctAAATAAACTCTCCCAGTGAGCCCCAGCTAACCcatgctttcaaaataaaagcataattaaatatccaaattaactcaaacaatactaaatatcataCACAaccaaaaaaaggtttattcctcaaactaaacccccaaaagataactaaataataagtgagccaaatatacaaaataacaaaaaagctcCTACAGGACACAAAGAGTGGTATAATAAAAGACTTTATAGATTTACAGTTTTCTCCTACCACACTGTGGTTGTGTAAAACACAGAAGTGATGGGTGGAAGCAGCCAACATTACTTTTCTCCACGTTTAAGCTTCCTGAATGATCATACTCATGAGGGTTTAACTGCACCACAGAACAGTGTGGCTCTTAGCAACTGCAGAAAGAcatcactgatttttttttttttccttaagacACAGTCTCCACAATCACCACTGTTTGCTAGATGAGAGGCAGCAGCACCTCACAAAATCCTGCCACTCCACCTAAACATACAGTTTTCTCAAAAAAATTTAGTCAAACAAAATGGTGGCGAGCAGGTTCTCTCCGGCTTCATCCCGCAGGCTCTCCCATGCGTAACATTTTAGAACGTGCTGGGGACAAGCTGGGTAAATGATCATCACACCGCTGGAGTCTACATATAAACATGTGCCAAAAGCTAAGGACGAAGAAAATCTATGCAATACCGCCACTGTAAGATTCTGGAGAAGCATCGCCTCTTGAGTTTTAAGAAgcttaaaacccattttcaaATAGGCTATGTGCGATCTTTAAAATATTAAGTGACTTAGCCCCCTCCTCCACTGTGTCACTTTATGAACTTTTTGCTCAAAAGAATCCCTAAAATCCACAAGAAGAATCCACTGAAAGACACTCGGAACTGTAACCACTAAATATCTATTGGTTCTTTGTCCGTTTTAATTTGAATAACATGGGAATGCATGTGGGCGTATGTCTATATGTGGAAAGGCACCATCATTGTTGAAATTGTTGCAACAAGTGCTTTCATCCAGgcgatggctgtgttcgaaaccgcatacttccatactcatcgatcagacagtatgcagagcgtttacccacaatgcatttcactcctgccctggctgaaatcagccggcctgaagctgatttctcttaagctctaaactctgtaaactttagcaacatttgaaacattttcagacgagaaagtagttgtttagatccccaacgtgttgaaaatctgacaaaataccggctgtttacaattttgttcccacgaattcggcgctactaaagctagccgcagtgagcaacgcacttccggttattttcacaaaataaaatacccgttgccttttatcatagggaaagccattaccatacaattggtgcttttgttttgaaaacaggaagtgaacctaccctcgttgtagctagcttgaaactgccgttttgacaggaaatgacgatcggcgacgtcacgttatgttgcatcttgggtagtttgagtacgagtagtaacctcatgatgcatacccaacatttaggagaatctagtatgcattcggggaaaaaagtcagtaggagtagtaggagaagtgtgcggtttcgaacacagcccatatcTTCTTTAGGGAATGCCtcgcatatttcagcaagacaatgctaacAATGCTGTAGTCCATCTACTACAACTGcatgaaatgataaaaatgtcTCAGGTTCGACATTTCAAATCGTTTCCCCTGTGTTCAGCTGTGCATAAAATGTTGGTTTGTGAAATTCGCAAGTCATTACATTTCGTGtttaaatttacattttacacagcatcccaacatTTTTGGAATCGGGGGCTGTGCCTCTCTCATTGGAAGGAGTAGACTCAGATGTGCTCTGCTCGCCTCCTGAAGGGATAGCAGGGGAAACAACCCTTCAGCGGGCCATCTTATTTATTCATgcacagataaataaataaataatttcttcaaagtgtgtgCAGATGACACAAGGCTCACAATTTACTCTGACGCTTTAGTGAAGTGTATAGAGAGCCAGCACAAAGAGCGGCCTTTTTCCTCTCCGAAGCATTTAGTGCGCCGCACCTGCTTCAAAGAATTTAAATATTCAAATTTCCCTAAAGCAATAGCTCCCATGAGAAACTTGATTAAAGCACAAATGACACATCTTCCTTGACGGTGGGTGAGACAGCGAAATATGACCCGATTTTCACCAACGTGAACTGTCCTCCATGCTGTGTAAATGAACACTGGACTCTTATGTGCTGACATGACTGCAGGGACTGTCTACAAAGTACAATAGCAGAAACAGAAGCAGCCTCTTCCATCTCTCCatactacggaagcccagagcggacgtggtacataTAAACtgttttttgatggttttctcgagataattaTGTCATTATCATTATCGTTTACACCTAAGTGATCCTGTTGGtatagtcaacttcatcagtgaccagatGAGGGGACCAGGctgtctccatggttaccgaatgatgcacgagaggtgccgttagcgttttctcgagatagaaatagaaaaatactttatttatcccccaatgggggaaattcaaatatatctatataaatatatataggtaacgagttatttatctaaatgctcgtcacaccagcgggatttgctttgtgcattttcacagcagaactgttacacaaacgctccacattccatgtttgattcataggctactttattcagttttcaatgaaaggggggtaaaaatgggtaaaaaaaaaactttgccagaaatacatataaacacatataaaaaggggcagactggggagaaaaagtggcctcgaaaaccaacggtaaattaactcgttatctcgagaaaaccatcagaaaaacgTTTATACGTACTATACAAACATACTTAACTGTGAAGCTGTTAACCGACTAATACTAGTTGTAAACTGCACCACATTTGAGCTTTAAACTTGCATAAATTCatggatacaaaaaaaaaaaaaaaaaaaaaaaaaaaaaaaacagccctgGTCTCAGTATTATTTACATAAAGCCACACTGGCTTACAAAAGCTTTACATGGGGAGCAGAGAGGCATTACTAAGAAACAAGACTGTCTGGAGACGGTGCGTTTTCCTTATCTCAAAGTCTAAATTGACCCTTTGCACGTACACGTCCTCACGCAGGGCTGCGTTCCACTCCGAGGAGGTCCAGCTGTTTCACCGTGACGAGTTTACTGGGCCACTGAAGGGACACCACTACTGTCATCAGTTCCACCTGTGCTTTACCTTGGCTTCACGGCTGAAAACCAGCTGTCCACTGACAGCACAGCGTGACTTCGCCTTCGTGCTTTAGTTGGTCCCTTTGTGTTGTGTCACAAACACAGCTGACTGTAACTGAAGTACGTCTACTTTActgtcattttctcttttttactgCTTTTCACTAGGAGAATAGATACATactgcgtatgtgtgtgtgtgagatctgCCTTTTTGCTGAATGTATGGAAGAGCTATATGGCTGATATATGTGCAATGTTGTGTATTATgtgttttatgctcctaaaatctggaacagtcttccagaagatgtgagacaggcctcaactctgacaatgtttaaatccaggctgaaaacagttctatttagctgtgcatatgacacctgaaagtattttatctgcactcttcacttttaaattaatcaattaatgatttttttttttatgggttttttaattttaaattttcattattattattattatttttattattattattatattttttttaatgattttattgccttcttgtgtagctgtgaagcactttgaattgccttgtgtatgagttgtgctctataaataaaatgccTTGCCTATATTGCCTTGTGTATTTTTATTGATATATTGATATATGTTTGCTACCAgacaccttaatttccttcgggattaataaatgatactctactctactctctACTATTTGATCACCTTTGCTTGATTAGTTGACACTgaattgttttggtttttttgctaACTAGACTTCGAGTACATGTGGAATCCTCCTCAATAAATAAAGGAGAGATTCTGACGAATCGTTTTAATGTATCGTAAAATAAATTTAAGTAGCCAATAGGTCGTATTTCCACGGCCCTCCTTCGGCCTGGGTGGTGGTGCCTGGGGATGCTACAGAGCTGTCACTCTTAGCATAGCCTAGCATACTACGTGCAGCTAGCTTTGCAGCTAACGTTACCTTGGTCTTGACACTGCTGCTGTCCCACGCCGGTCTCAGCTCTTTAATGAGCTCCATTGCGCCTTCCGTCACGTTGTGTTCCTCCACGAAAATAGGAATTTTTCTAATTACCGGCGacccgacaggcacatgtatctgCGTTTCCATCTTGCTGCAGTTTTTCACTGAAACGTTAATCTCCGAGCTTTTCAAAGATATTTCTACAAACTGAAAGCATACAAGGTTTGgtcgctttcttttttttttttttttaggtagccAGACGCTAGTGAGTTTTGCGATATTTCGCCAGAAAGCCGCAGGAGTAACGCTGAACTGAAAGCAGAGAGAATGTATGG
The Odontesthes bonariensis isolate fOdoBon6 chromosome 3, fOdoBon6.hap1, whole genome shotgun sequence DNA segment above includes these coding regions:
- the etnk2 gene encoding ethanolamine kinase 2 encodes the protein METQIHVPVGSPVIRKIPIFVEEHNVTEGAMELIKELRPAWDSSSVKTKLFTDGTTNKLVGCYTDDSPEDVVLVRVYGNKTELIVDRDNELKSFQVLHANGCAPRLYCTFQNGICYEFMQGDALGPQDVRDPTLLRLIAREMARIHAIHAHNGCIPKPNLWLKMQKYFSLVATEFTEQASNVRIQQEVPSKAVLEQEMVWMKEHLSTLGSPVVLCHNDLLCKNIIHNSKEGHVRFIDYEYSSYNYQAFDIGNHFNEFAGMAELDYGLLPGREMQMDWLKEYLQAYKLFTKKTEEVSPQELETLYVQVNKFALASHFFWGFWALIQAKYSSIDFDFLGYAVLRFNQYFKTKPALMALQIPE